In one window of Leptospira sp. GIMC2001 DNA:
- a CDS encoding SanA/YdcF family protein codes for MNEVDSFVKIKKWAMLLFLLIIWSSILVFAIDAHMQSAYEKTNPSKNHRTVPKATVAIVPGAAVYGLTPSPILVDRLRCALYLYRSGKVKKILLSGDNGTAYYNELKPMLQFMLKNGVKKEDVFVDHAGFRTLDTLIRARAVYQVQDAIFVSQKFHQARAHFIARKVGIEMHSYESDMREYKYTNYYRFREILARNLAWVDLILFKTPPRFLGDPFPIQGSGIPTWKGSIL; via the coding sequence ATTAACGAAGTGGATTCCTTTGTCAAGATTAAGAAATGGGCAATGCTCTTGTTTTTGCTTATAATTTGGAGTTCAATATTGGTTTTTGCAATTGATGCTCATATGCAGAGTGCTTACGAAAAGACCAACCCAAGCAAAAATCATCGAACTGTTCCGAAAGCTACTGTTGCCATTGTCCCTGGAGCTGCCGTCTATGGGCTCACTCCGTCCCCTATCTTAGTGGATCGTCTTCGTTGTGCTCTCTATCTTTATAGATCAGGAAAGGTCAAAAAAATACTGCTTTCTGGAGACAATGGAACAGCATATTATAATGAACTCAAACCGATGCTCCAATTTATGTTAAAAAATGGAGTTAAAAAAGAGGATGTTTTCGTTGATCATGCGGGTTTCAGAACCTTGGATACTTTAATTAGAGCGCGAGCTGTTTATCAAGTCCAAGATGCAATTTTTGTTTCACAGAAATTCCATCAAGCAAGAGCTCATTTTATAGCAAGAAAAGTCGGAATAGAAATGCATTCTTATGAATCAGATATGCGCGAATATAAATATACTAATTACTATAGATTTAGAGAAATTTTGGCGAGAAATTTAGCTTGGGTGGATTTGATTTTATTCAAAACTCCACCGCGATTTTTAGGCGATCCATTCCCAATTCAAGGGAGTGGAATTCCGACCTGGAAAGGTTCCATCTTATAG
- a CDS encoding PAS domain S-box protein — MQFYQSILQFLFPDRNSKFKLYQELLTIFGSKIPVVIYNIQKIPDRKFLYLSAGIESLTGYSAEEHYNNPKLDYSYIHPSDYSAYLSFSDYPQDTKAVSRFRYVKKNGESVWTENHAFFQKDSIIGIIIDINEQIKSENQAFQNEERLVLAMQTTGIAIWEWDLETSIVSWKTEADKMLGLKKGTLNESIQSYFKLIHPDDLDYFLETISLAMQKGDHYHGEHRIYDGNGEIRWIEAYAQIFRKESGKTIRWLGTLRNITEKKQMLDSLLDSESRIRTLVESSVDGIFVTNNLGTIVEWNLAIQKISGISRKTALGMPIWEVLKDLVQESEHLKTGRDGLRETFQSILSNNQLPEGGLQYEYEHLSSTGKKLIFQTSHFFVRHSGEKFLGTIIRDITKNRLSEMETREIYERTRNQSQAIVELAMDESFYNSNLNDSFKKILQVGSRVLAVDTVAIWFFNDDYSQLDSFLEYNIKDNSFTRGHSSLLAKNLTNYLNFVLGSRVLVSNDTLTDHRTREFLESYINLTHTRALMDASIRVRGKIVGLICMEQKHNPRIWKSDEVMFAGLLSDQAAIAIINSERRKNEDEIQQLNLNLERIVEERTLQLKETNRDLSRTLDDLSKAQNQLILSEKMAALGQLIAGIAHEINNPIGTIKASIELIRNERTMEGFRNISYPVFFNQMNDEDLDLAEEFYDYACNLKEIPTGMDRRNKKFKLEEILSKSNISNIHRLADKLIDIGIVSFEPPFQNLLNKDYTESFLTYISSKVFEERNYQAINLSIERVANIIRSLNNYSHIDKIGQKTLFDVSESLEIVLTIFYSRIKTGIELIKDLQPLPRVPCYPDDLIQLWTNLIQNALQSMKFRGQLKVQTKKDMINRCIIVEIIDSGPGVPEELRDRIFEPFFTTKALGEGSGLGLDICKKIVENHGGKIICSSMPGETTFRVELPIS, encoded by the coding sequence ATGCAGTTTTATCAGTCAATTTTACAGTTTTTATTTCCTGACAGAAATTCTAAGTTCAAACTGTACCAAGAACTCCTCACAATTTTTGGATCCAAAATACCTGTTGTAATATATAATATACAAAAGATTCCGGATAGAAAATTCCTCTATCTGTCTGCTGGAATTGAAAGCTTAACCGGTTATTCAGCCGAAGAGCACTACAATAACCCTAAACTGGATTACTCTTACATTCATCCATCTGATTATTCAGCGTATCTTTCTTTCTCTGATTACCCTCAAGATACTAAAGCCGTGTCAAGATTTCGATATGTAAAAAAAAATGGTGAGTCGGTTTGGACTGAGAACCATGCATTTTTTCAAAAAGATTCCATTATTGGAATAATAATAGATATAAACGAACAAATTAAATCAGAAAATCAAGCGTTTCAGAATGAAGAGCGTCTAGTTCTTGCGATGCAGACAACTGGTATTGCAATCTGGGAATGGGATTTAGAAACTTCCATTGTATCTTGGAAGACGGAAGCCGACAAAATGCTTGGTCTCAAAAAGGGAACATTAAATGAATCTATTCAATCCTATTTCAAACTAATACACCCAGACGATTTGGATTATTTTCTTGAGACAATTTCGCTCGCGATGCAGAAAGGGGATCACTACCACGGAGAACATCGAATCTATGATGGTAATGGAGAGATTAGATGGATTGAAGCATATGCACAAATTTTTCGTAAGGAATCTGGCAAAACGATACGCTGGCTCGGAACTTTAAGAAATATAACCGAGAAAAAGCAAATGCTTGATTCTCTACTCGATAGCGAAAGCCGAATCAGAACATTAGTTGAGTCCTCGGTTGATGGTATATTCGTAACTAATAATTTAGGAACCATCGTAGAATGGAATTTGGCGATACAGAAAATTTCCGGAATCTCAAGAAAAACGGCTCTGGGTATGCCGATTTGGGAAGTTCTAAAAGATCTAGTTCAAGAATCTGAACATTTGAAAACAGGTAGAGACGGACTCAGAGAAACTTTTCAATCCATTCTATCTAACAATCAACTTCCAGAAGGCGGATTACAATATGAATATGAGCATTTATCATCTACTGGTAAAAAATTAATTTTTCAAACTAGCCATTTTTTTGTACGCCATTCCGGAGAAAAATTTCTAGGGACAATAATTCGTGACATAACAAAGAATAGACTATCGGAAATGGAAACCCGTGAAATTTATGAAAGAACGAGAAATCAGTCTCAAGCTATTGTTGAATTGGCAATGGACGAATCTTTCTACAATAGCAATCTAAATGATTCATTCAAAAAAATTCTTCAAGTTGGATCTCGAGTATTAGCAGTTGATACGGTTGCTATTTGGTTCTTTAATGATGACTATTCCCAATTGGATTCCTTCCTCGAATACAATATCAAAGATAATAGTTTTACTCGAGGACATTCAAGTCTATTGGCAAAAAATCTAACTAACTATCTAAATTTTGTATTGGGATCAAGAGTTTTAGTTTCAAATGATACCTTAACAGATCATCGCACGAGAGAATTTCTAGAAAGTTACATCAACTTAACTCATACGCGTGCTTTAATGGATGCATCAATTAGAGTTCGGGGCAAAATCGTTGGACTCATTTGTATGGAGCAGAAACACAACCCAAGAATCTGGAAATCTGATGAAGTTATGTTTGCAGGATTACTTTCGGATCAAGCAGCAATTGCGATTATCAATTCAGAGAGAAGGAAAAATGAAGATGAGATTCAGCAACTTAATTTAAATCTAGAAAGAATTGTTGAAGAAAGAACCTTACAATTAAAAGAAACTAATCGTGATTTATCGAGAACTTTAGATGATCTATCTAAAGCTCAGAACCAACTGATCTTATCAGAAAAAATGGCAGCCCTTGGTCAATTGATTGCAGGAATCGCACATGAAATTAATAATCCGATCGGTACAATAAAGGCTTCCATAGAATTGATTCGTAACGAGAGAACAATGGAAGGATTTAGAAATATTTCTTATCCGGTTTTTTTCAATCAAATGAATGATGAAGATTTAGATCTTGCTGAAGAATTTTATGACTATGCATGCAATCTTAAAGAAATTCCAACAGGAATGGACAGAAGAAACAAAAAGTTCAAGCTTGAAGAAATTCTAAGCAAGTCGAATATTTCTAATATTCATCGGCTCGCAGATAAATTGATTGATATTGGGATCGTATCATTCGAGCCACCGTTCCAAAATTTGCTAAACAAAGATTATACAGAATCCTTTCTGACATATATCTCTTCCAAAGTATTTGAAGAAAGGAATTATCAAGCAATCAACCTATCGATAGAAAGAGTTGCAAACATAATCAGGTCACTAAATAATTATTCTCATATCGATAAGATTGGGCAAAAAACTTTATTCGATGTTAGTGAAAGTTTAGAAATCGTTCTAACAATTTTTTATAGTCGTATCAAGACCGGAATAGAATTAATAAAAGATTTGCAACCGTTACCTAGAGTTCCTTGCTATCCAGATGATTTGATTCAACTTTGGACGAATCTAATTCAAAATGCTTTGCAATCAATGAAGTTCCGAGGTCAATTGAAAGTGCAAACCAAAAAGGATATGATCAATCGATGTATCATTGTTGAAATCATTGATTCCGGTCCAGGAGTTCCTGAGGAACTGAGAGACAGGATATTTGAGCCATTCTTTACAACCAAGGCACTGGGTGAAGGAAGTGGATTAGGGCTTGATATTTGTAAAAAAATTGTAGAGAATCATGGGGGCAAAATCATTTGCAGCTCGATGCCTGGTGAGACGACGTTTCGAGTTGAATTACCTATTTCTTAG
- a CDS encoding M23 family metallopeptidase produces the protein MDKKFQSFTKNFLRDNPNLKDRIDRVREKGHTRLTVLIIPHGYDSSFNFQISIFTIGFIILLLCSLISLSFYGIFKSSNTKKEINNLSEIYGAYFDDYVEASKYLDQAEEDYSVINENLLEVFSYFDGQDDELFKLIDRDELEARAFQEIRSEELTDSGLMEGRNFLSEVYEFRTLKHEMQSRIPLLDANFNYFDNRASVLEKLPIVNPLPFWNNTSSFGMRKSPTSGFWEFHDGIDMANATGTPIYAAAPGTVVRLIYSKTGYGHHIVISHEFGYYTLYAHCNRIFIRPGQYVEKGKLIAEVGATGNVTGPHLHYEVWVGEGNKADPEEYLNAGTL, from the coding sequence GTGGACAAGAAGTTTCAGAGTTTCACTAAGAATTTTTTGCGAGACAATCCTAATCTTAAGGATAGAATCGATAGAGTTCGAGAGAAAGGTCATACCCGTCTCACAGTTCTAATAATTCCGCACGGTTACGATAGCTCATTCAATTTCCAAATTTCCATTTTTACTATCGGTTTCATTATTTTACTTTTATGTTCTTTGATTTCACTTTCTTTTTATGGAATTTTCAAATCAAGCAACACAAAGAAAGAGATCAACAATCTTTCTGAAATCTATGGTGCCTATTTCGATGATTATGTTGAAGCCTCTAAATATCTAGATCAAGCAGAAGAAGATTATTCGGTTATCAATGAAAACCTTTTAGAAGTATTTTCTTACTTTGATGGTCAAGATGATGAACTATTCAAATTGATTGATCGAGATGAATTGGAAGCGAGAGCTTTTCAGGAAATTCGTTCAGAGGAATTAACGGACAGTGGATTGATGGAAGGTAGAAATTTTCTATCAGAAGTTTATGAATTTCGAACATTGAAACATGAAATGCAGAGCAGAATACCTTTGTTAGATGCAAATTTCAACTACTTCGATAATCGTGCAAGCGTTCTGGAAAAACTTCCAATCGTGAATCCTTTGCCTTTCTGGAACAATACTTCCAGCTTTGGAATGAGAAAATCTCCGACATCTGGATTCTGGGAATTTCACGATGGAATCGATATGGCAAATGCAACAGGAACTCCTATATATGCTGCAGCTCCAGGAACCGTTGTTAGGTTGATCTATTCTAAGACCGGCTACGGACATCATATCGTTATTTCACATGAATTTGGTTATTATACATTATATGCACATTGTAATAGAATTTTTATCCGACCTGGTCAATATGTTGAAAAAGGTAAGCTAATCGCTGAAGTCGGTGCGACAGGTAATGTGACTGGACCTCATTTGCATTACGAAGTTTGGGTTGGAGAAGGCAACAAAGCTGATCCAGAAGAATACCTGAATGCCGGAACACTCTAA
- a CDS encoding response regulator, with the protein MKKAILFVDDEILILFHLKEQVSRHFGNEFRYETAINTNEAWEIINALSLEKIDVLIIISDWLMPEIHGDTFLKEVHSKYPEIRKVIISGHADIKNLEKLKEDIQLEGFLRKPWSEEELISLVEKASQV; encoded by the coding sequence ATGAAGAAGGCTATTCTATTCGTTGATGATGAAATATTGATACTCTTTCATCTCAAGGAACAAGTCAGTAGACACTTCGGAAATGAATTCCGCTACGAAACAGCGATCAACACGAATGAAGCTTGGGAAATTATCAATGCTCTTAGTTTAGAAAAAATTGATGTATTGATCATTATCTCAGATTGGTTGATGCCCGAAATTCACGGTGATACTTTTCTAAAGGAAGTACATTCCAAATATCCCGAAATTCGAAAAGTAATTATATCAGGACATGCAGATATTAAGAATCTAGAAAAGTTAAAAGAGGATATTCAACTGGAAGGATTCCTTCGGAAACCATGGTCGGAAGAAGAATTGATCTCTTTGGTAGAGAAAGCAAGTCAGGTTTAA
- a CDS encoding type III pantothenate kinase: MNDTILVVDVGNTNSVFGLFSNGKTEPEFHKRTVTRKDRTSDELGLFLKGFLAQEKLDTVKIDHAVYSSVVPSFNPIVERMLSDWFQVEALQINYKIKLPFEIIYPRPFEIGADRLVNAAFSSIHYPNQKTIIIDLGTATTFCIINNKNQYCGGVIAPGLKISMDALTRNTAQLPPIVFEAPKGILGESTIESLQSGFFYGWVGLLSGIIDQIKQEYGDDHLVIGTGGLVSTIHAAKPGIFDIIDPFITLKGLQILSKLNR, translated from the coding sequence ATGAATGATACAATTTTGGTGGTGGATGTAGGGAACACAAATTCAGTATTTGGATTATTCTCTAATGGCAAAACAGAACCCGAGTTCCATAAAAGGACAGTTACCAGAAAAGATAGAACTTCTGATGAATTAGGACTTTTTCTAAAAGGATTTCTTGCACAAGAAAAACTTGATACAGTAAAAATTGATCATGCAGTATATTCAAGTGTTGTTCCATCATTTAACCCAATAGTAGAACGAATGTTATCTGATTGGTTCCAAGTCGAAGCCTTACAAATAAATTATAAAATCAAATTGCCATTCGAGATAATTTATCCAAGACCTTTTGAGATTGGTGCGGATCGGCTAGTCAATGCCGCATTCAGCTCGATTCATTATCCTAACCAGAAAACAATAATCATTGATCTCGGAACTGCTACCACATTCTGCATCATTAATAATAAGAATCAATATTGCGGTGGTGTCATCGCACCCGGACTCAAAATTTCAATGGATGCATTGACTAGAAATACAGCTCAATTGCCACCGATAGTTTTTGAAGCACCAAAGGGAATTCTTGGTGAATCTACAATTGAATCTTTACAATCTGGATTTTTCTATGGATGGGTCGGACTATTATCAGGTATTATTGATCAGATCAAACAAGAATACGGAGATGATCATCTCGTTATTGGAACAGGTGGACTTGTTTCTACAATTCATGCAGCAAAACCTGGTATTTTTGATATAATAGACCCTTTTATTACTTTGAAGGGATTGCAAATCTTATCAAAATTGAATCGGTAG
- a CDS encoding SGNH/GDSL hydrolase family protein — translation MTSILALIRKEPTSIIIIGDSLSERSGGFSLQEKLGSEFVVYDISVSGRDIPIWLNHKNEILSKKSDIVIVNLGTNDASYYPTELYPSNYNQLVNFLKENHFWKIIVSLVPPTNNPILQSRIATNNEYLRNQYANETIVDLEKLFLNNSNLPLYPIFDDIHPNPIGYEMIGEEYRKTIISLPIQF, via the coding sequence GTGACTAGTATTTTGGCATTGATTAGAAAAGAACCCACATCTATTATTATCATCGGAGATTCTCTATCGGAGAGGTCAGGTGGATTTTCTCTTCAGGAAAAGCTAGGAAGTGAATTTGTGGTGTATGATATCTCGGTCTCTGGTAGAGATATTCCAATTTGGCTCAATCATAAAAACGAAATTCTAAGTAAAAAATCGGATATTGTAATTGTGAACCTAGGAACGAATGATGCTAGTTATTATCCTACTGAGTTGTATCCATCCAATTACAATCAACTTGTTAATTTCTTAAAAGAAAATCACTTCTGGAAAATTATTGTATCTCTAGTTCCGCCAACTAATAATCCCATATTACAATCGAGAATCGCTACAAATAACGAATATTTGAGAAATCAATATGCAAATGAAACAATTGTCGATCTCGAAAAACTATTTCTAAATAATTCTAATTTACCATTGTATCCAATTTTTGATGACATTCATCCTAATCCCATTGGGTATGAAATGATTGGTGAAGAATATCGCAAAACAATCATTTCACTACCGATTCAATTTTGA
- a CDS encoding biotin--[acetyl-CoA-carboxylase] ligase translates to MTISRSKRGAMSIRLLDPSKGHRIQELESTNEWIKSSDHEAGSWVVSEYQTKGKGRNGKIWTVLGDDKIIFSGKIRFGLTSLPLPLVSLFSGASILKALHQWFPEHAHETKIKWPNDIYRKNKKIAGILIETEILENQFTVIIGLGLNIYGNNIPTELENIAGFATDASPLEGTSERILFTFIEKINESILNLMEPTLVSKELQWIEKNSTLIGKIIECNIENSTIRGKAVGYDENGFLIIISESGMKHILLDSDSSFKVWDEINE, encoded by the coding sequence ATGACGATCTCTCGATCAAAACGTGGAGCCATGTCGATTCGGTTATTAGATCCAAGCAAAGGTCATCGCATTCAAGAATTAGAGTCAACCAATGAATGGATCAAATCTTCTGATCATGAAGCAGGGTCATGGGTAGTGTCAGAATACCAGACCAAAGGCAAAGGTCGAAATGGAAAAATTTGGACAGTGCTTGGAGATGATAAAATTATTTTTTCGGGCAAAATTCGATTTGGTCTTACTTCTCTCCCTCTACCTCTAGTATCATTATTCTCTGGTGCTTCCATTCTAAAGGCGCTCCATCAATGGTTTCCTGAACATGCACATGAGACAAAAATAAAATGGCCCAATGATATTTATCGAAAGAATAAAAAAATAGCTGGGATATTGATAGAAACCGAAATACTCGAGAACCAATTTACCGTGATAATAGGCCTTGGACTGAATATATATGGAAATAATATTCCGACTGAATTAGAAAACATTGCGGGATTTGCAACTGATGCTTCTCCTTTGGAAGGTACATCAGAAAGAATTCTTTTTACTTTTATAGAAAAGATCAATGAATCAATTCTAAACTTAATGGAACCAACTTTGGTTTCAAAAGAATTGCAATGGATTGAAAAGAACTCAACTCTAATAGGCAAAATTATAGAATGCAATATTGAAAATAGTACTATTCGAGGCAAAGCAGTTGGTTACGATGAGAATGGATTCTTAATAATAATATCAGAGAGCGGTATGAAACATATTCTATTAGATTCAGATTCAAGTTTTAAAGTATGGGATGAAATCAATGAATGA
- a CDS encoding LIC_13029 family protein encodes MTNTTETNKNFEPDKAHLLWRTFNRFKEAREGLLRLNKETSIRTFKNQPDLYFTMDTDKFIKNIAPLFSGSLITDKDKTYRFLQKFHESYRKEIYYSSNRKEHFSMDILFQVIETLFMEVGANKAESAVMNLSDQKSSITRQDLEQIMSYLKAYNKMSARFQASGNMKKAIELSDEIITSGAMEHPDIPILALDSMFNLITAQFILAQKYQCKQLLSAWRKEYGFDEVQEARIAKLLPPNTSLLDFRNNYARAIQTLQSQKEEMESEMDLFLLRTVSNYYTSWINQVANQISKSAA; translated from the coding sequence ATGACGAATACCACAGAAACCAATAAGAACTTTGAACCAGATAAAGCGCATTTATTGTGGCGTACTTTTAACAGATTTAAAGAAGCCCGCGAAGGCTTACTTAGACTTAATAAAGAAACTTCTATTCGTACTTTCAAGAATCAGCCGGATCTATACTTTACTATGGATACTGATAAATTTATAAAAAATATTGCACCATTATTTTCTGGATCACTTATCACCGATAAAGATAAAACATATAGATTTCTACAGAAGTTTCATGAAAGTTACCGCAAAGAGATTTATTACTCTTCTAACCGAAAAGAACATTTTTCGATGGACATTTTGTTCCAAGTAATTGAGACACTTTTTATGGAAGTGGGAGCTAACAAAGCAGAGTCGGCAGTTATGAATCTCAGTGACCAGAAATCTTCCATAACAAGACAAGATTTAGAACAGATCATGTCTTATCTAAAAGCTTATAACAAAATGTCTGCGAGATTTCAAGCTTCAGGAAACATGAAAAAAGCAATAGAGTTGTCAGATGAGATAATCACCAGTGGAGCTATGGAACATCCAGATATTCCTATACTTGCATTGGACTCAATGTTCAATTTAATAACTGCGCAATTCATTCTTGCACAAAAATATCAATGTAAACAATTGCTTTCTGCTTGGCGAAAAGAATATGGATTTGATGAAGTACAGGAAGCTAGGATTGCAAAACTTTTACCACCTAACACATCGTTGTTAGACTTCAGAAATAATTATGCTAGAGCAATTCAGACACTTCAATCTCAGAAAGAAGAAATGGAATCTGAGATGGATTTGTTTCTATTAAGAACTGTATCTAACTATTATACATCTTGGATTAACCAGGTTGCCAATCAGATATCTAAAAGTGCAGCCTAA
- the metF gene encoding methylenetetrahydrofolate reductase [NAD(P)H], whose product MAEHISHILKEHNPSISFEFFPPKNIESSEALFHTIKDLMPLEPAYVSVTYGAGGSTRDLTHDLVVKLQKETSLSIVSHLTCVGHTKDEIRDILSKYRESGIKNIMALRGDPPAGQKEFQAVPNGFHFATELVAFIKKEFPEMGIGVAGFPEGHPVTANRLIEIDNLKRKVDAGADYICTQLFFDNRDFYDFCERCELAGIKIPIIAGIMPITSRKSINRMAEFALGCRFPAKLLKNLSRAVDDNYAENVGIHWATEQVRDLLDHQVKGIHMYTLNKSKATRKIYESLGVTSFTNLAQALH is encoded by the coding sequence ATGGCCGAACACATTTCTCATATTTTAAAAGAACACAATCCATCTATAAGCTTTGAATTTTTCCCTCCAAAAAATATTGAATCATCCGAAGCACTTTTCCATACAATTAAAGATTTGATGCCACTGGAGCCTGCTTATGTCAGCGTTACTTATGGTGCTGGCGGATCAACAAGAGACTTAACGCATGACTTGGTTGTAAAGTTACAGAAAGAAACAAGTTTATCAATCGTTTCCCATCTAACATGCGTAGGTCATACAAAAGATGAGATTAGAGACATATTATCTAAATACCGAGAAAGCGGAATCAAAAATATAATGGCATTAAGAGGAGATCCGCCAGCAGGACAGAAAGAATTCCAAGCTGTTCCCAACGGATTTCATTTTGCTACGGAATTGGTTGCTTTTATCAAGAAAGAATTTCCAGAAATGGGTATTGGAGTCGCAGGATTCCCTGAAGGACATCCAGTTACAGCCAATCGTTTAATCGAAATTGATAATTTAAAAAGAAAAGTCGATGCGGGTGCGGACTATATTTGCACTCAATTATTTTTTGATAACAGAGACTTTTATGATTTTTGTGAAAGATGTGAACTTGCCGGAATCAAAATTCCAATCATCGCTGGAATTATGCCAATCACTTCGCGTAAATCAATCAATCGAATGGCAGAATTCGCACTTGGATGTAGGTTTCCCGCTAAATTACTCAAGAATTTATCTCGAGCTGTAGATGATAACTATGCTGAGAACGTAGGAATTCACTGGGCTACGGAGCAAGTTCGCGACTTGTTGGATCATCAAGTAAAAGGAATTCATATGTACACATTGAATAAATCAAAAGCTACAAGAAAAATTTATGAATCACTTGGTGTTACTAGTTTCACAAATCTTGCGCAAGCTTTGCACTGA